The proteins below come from a single Tsuneonella deserti genomic window:
- the ccoS gene encoding cbb3-type cytochrome oxidase assembly protein CcoS has translation MTGLVLLVPVALGLGALGLVSFFWAMRHNQFEDLDGAAMRVLLEEDEGEEE, from the coding sequence GTGACAGGGCTGGTTCTTCTCGTGCCGGTAGCGCTCGGCCTCGGCGCACTTGGCCTCGTATCGTTCTTCTGGGCGATGCGGCACAACCAGTTCGAGGATCTCGACGGAGCGGCGATGCGCGTTCTGCTGGAAGAGGACGAGGGCGAGGAAGAATGA